From the genome of Malus sylvestris chromosome 13, drMalSylv7.2, whole genome shotgun sequence:
TTTCGTCAATGAATTTCTTTTTGAATGTTTCTATTTTCTTTAGGGGGTTTCCAGTTTGGCTGAAGTTTGTTCCAGGCATTAGCTTCAGAACAAATAATTTGAAAAGTTGACAATTTCAGTCATTTGTcttaattaatcaatgattagtTTTTTACCTGCcccaaaaattttaattttattttcgaGCCCTGATTTAATATTAGGCGCCTTATCTTCATTTGGATTGTTCTGTCTCATATTGGAATCTCAACTTCTACCTATGTAAATTCGATTTCAAGTTTTTTAGTTCATCAGCACAAACAAGATCATGAGCATTTTGGTAGCCTGCAGCTCTCAGTTCTGGTATTTCTTCTTACACATAATctggttgaattttttattttgtaggtttggaaattcaagttttttttttctgcaatttATATTTGCATTGAAGTTTTTGAACTATTGTATTTGGTTGCCATTATGATTACTTATGGACTATTTCGCCATATGTATTTGCTACAAAAtgtaaatttattttcaatgaaacatatTGAAGTCCTCTGCGCATTTGCATAAGCTATTGTGTGTTGTTAAAAGAGAGAGGGCATCTAGCATACAACACACATGCCATGGGTGTACAACTAAGTATGCCATGGAAGGATTTCTGGATTTCTTCGATGGCCTCTCCTTCAGACAAACCTTTTGCTTATTTAATTGGCATTGACTTGCATATAGTATTCATGCATGTTAGATGTATTCTGGAAAATCTTGTTCTTTTAGATAGTTGTTGTGAAAAACCTGTATTCTTGTTCTGAAGAATAAGCCCTGCATATGgcttttccagatttgtaggAAGTGTTAACTTTTCACAGGGGATTGAAACTAGAAAACATTTGATGCACATACttatatatgatatgcatgattGCTTAACCCACCGCCTCGAGCTATTACGGTATTACCTTAGATGAGAATTTTACTTCAAAAGACTTAAGCAGTGCAGGACCCGACCATTTAAATACTGTACTTTTGAGCAGTTGCATTATAACCCACATATCCCATTCTTGTATTGATATTCTTGTATTGATATTATTGCTCTAATTACTTATATTACTTTGGTTGCTATTTTATTAGTTTCAAATGCAAGAAAGGATTAGTTtctaatgttatatttttatggttCATAAAGTGTATAGATGTCGCAGTTGATCACTCGTCGTCGGAGTGTGTCCAATGCAGCTCCTGCATTATCAGCATCTAGTGCTCCAGGCGTGAGTGCTCCGTTGATTGGGGAGCCTACACCCCTTACGGAGGCTACTCCTACAACGTCCCAGGTGCCCGTATCATCAACGTCATCAGTGTCAGTTGAGCCCCTCAGTGCACGGCGGCCTCATCGGCGCCGCCGCGAGCCGGAGCCTTCTGATCACACTTCCTCGTCCTCCAGAGTCGAGGATGTGGCCTCCCAACCAGGTAGTTTTTTTCTAATTCTCACTatgttgcatttttttttcatttcaaaacTATTGCTTTTATGATTGTGAAAATGTGTTGCGGATTGTGAATTACTGTTTTAAGGTACTTTTATGATTAGGGGAGGTTTTGCCAAATTTTCTGTACAAATTTAAGCTTAGGGTTTTTACCATTTAAGTTTTTTTGGGCAGCTAAAAAAAACACCAGGGGGCCCAATCGAATGTTGAAGGAGCTACAGGTTGTACGTATGTCTGCCTCCTTGATCAAGATTGCGTATGATGAGCGACATCGTGGAGCGGTTACCTCACAGCAGCATAACAGCGTCGTTAATTGCTGTGGTTTTATTATTAGGAATTTTTGTCCTATGCGGTGGGAGAGTTGGGCAAAAATTCCCGAGGAGACGAGGGCCCTGGTGCGAGACAATTTGGAggttagtatattaatttttagcaAAGTCAACATCTTTCTCTGCTTAAACTAGTGCAGGGCCATCATCTTGATTAGTAAAGTCAAGATCTTTCTCTcaatttctgtttggttgctaagAAAATGTAAGGGGAAAGAGAAATCAGGTGCATTTCATTGTTTTGCACCTGATAGCCGAGTGTTGTTGTGATGAATAATTTGGTCATGTATTTTGCACACTCTTCTTCTGTTCATAATTGGGAGCAAGTGTGGTCATTtagttttggttaatttcagTGATTTGCGGCACTGTTCTTTGTTGTCTGAATGCTTCCTGGGAaggaaattgaaaaataattccGTGAACCATTGTTAAAATAATGATTATGTTGATTAGGTGGAAGGATTACTACCTTATCTGATGCATATTTATGGGTTTTTAGTTTTGGTCTACGTCCTTGCTAAATGATTTATGATAGTGTTTAGGTGAGTATGCATGCCGTCTCTAGTACATTGCTTTGCTTGTGTTGTGCATCAGTTAACCTGATCCATAGTATCCACCGGTTGAGCAGCATCATGATACCTAAACATTATGCCTATACATgctgttttgttttaatcatTAAGTGCTTCTTAGGACTGGCTATACTAATCAAGTAATCGATCTTTTACCGAGCGAGTCCTATGTATGGTTCTTGACTTTGCCTCAATTTGATAGtgaattgtttttagttgttgtcctggttttatttattaaagTGAACTACGAAAGCAGCCTTAAATAGTCGAGTTAAATCCTTTGTTGAGAAATTGTGCTAAGGAAAGGATTTTGATAAATAATTTGAGTGTTAACCTTATGGTTTGAACATTAAAGGTTTGATACTGCTTTCCGAATATAAACATTATATTGTTTGCTTCCTAACAAATTAAGATTCTAGTTATTATTGTAAACCGACAAACTTTATCAATATCTTATAAACTAGTTGTCAATTATTCTTATACATGGTCATTTTGTTTGtcattttgtttttcatatttgtagGTTGTTTTTGAAATGGAGGACATATCCCCTGAGGTCAGTGCCTACTTAGAGGAGACCTTAGCAAGCCGGTACAAAGATTGGAAGAGCGCTCTTCACACACATTTTCAGCTATGGGAATCTCCGGAGATTGCTCGCCTACAGGGTTGCCCACGCGAGTATAAGGAGCGGCGAGAGGATTGGGAGTGGCTCTGCACACATTTTACGGATCCAAAATTTTTGGTATGTACATAAtactttaataataatttattgtttttgttattttatttaagctttttttaataatttctttcaaataGTCGCACTAACATATATATTGTATGTTTAACAGAAGAGATCTGCTGCTGGCAAGAAAGCTCGGGACTCAAAGACACTTCTCCACCATTCTGGTTCGAAGCCCTTTTCGTATAGGGTTGAGGCACGACGTGAGGTAAaagtatattaattttgaaattttatacaatttattttatattattgattaataaaattttcttaatgtttttttttctttaggagGGTTCTAAGTTCCCACAGATTGACCTGTTCAAGCATGTTTACGTTCATCCCAACAATGAGAACAGTGACCAGCTTTATGTAAGTATATgtaattgttatttttcttatttttatgaatcgttcaaatattatttatattttgttattaaacattatatgttttttctttattattacagGGTGATATGGTGGAAAAGAGCACTGCTATTCTCCAAGAAGCAACATCGCAACTTCCCCCGGACACCCCGATCGAGGACGTCATTGTACCCAAGGATGCAGATGTTCAGATCGTGACTGAGGTCTTGGATCAGAAGTTCGGTCGTCGTCATGGTAAGGTTGTTCGGTGTACGGGGAAGGCGGGGGTTCGTGAAACGGGTGCCTCTTCTTCCAGATTGTCCATAGGAGAGGTTAATTCCTTGAAGGAGGAAGTGACAACCCTAAGAGGTCAGGTTGCGGCCCAGGGCGACCACATTAGGGCCCAGGACGAGAGGATGAATATGATTGTTCAGGCCTTAGCGATGTCCGGCCTCCAAATCCCGACGATGCCCGCACCTAATGTTGCTCCACCTTCGACATCTCAGCCATTTTGCCTAGACGATACCGAGTAGCATGATGTATTAAACTTAGAAGACtcgtagttttttatttttttgttcggacaaacgtacattttcatatattctataattatttactttttcttggtttattaattattttttagagttcaattataatatttattaaaaattaaataaaaaatataaatgacaaaaaataaaaataaaaactaaaactttgcgcgacgcagtgcctacctacgtcgcgcaaagctacTTTGTGCGACGcagacctacgtcgcgcaaagtagctttgcgcgacgtaggtaggcactgcgtcgcgcaaagtagctttgcgcgacgtagatcatgcgtcgcgcaaagtagctttgcgcgacgtaggtaggcactgcgtcgcgcaaacccttccTTCACTGCCTTCGCGCGACGGttcttgcgcgacgaaggttcgTTTCGCTAAGTTTTGGGCGACGTAtttttgactttgcgcgacgacggtcctacgtcgcgcaaagtattttttgtactagtgccggaaaatagcctgaaaggtgactggtccgcgggaaaactggaaaactggaaaactcgccagaaattgggtaaactttaaacgttcttaacttcttcaatactcaaccaaatcgagtgattcaaaaacgaaaatcatacttctcgactaGACGAAGAGAATGGAATCTTTATTTACtgctaactcgccgtggtttggccgaaaaccTACTCGAAATTGGCTAACTCGAAAATGCTTAGCCACTTTTGAGCCGTTGTCcgaccaaaccacggcgagttagccttcgaaaaaggtatcattctcttcctCTCATCAAGaagtattatttttgttttcgaatcactcaatttagttgggtattgaagaaattatgaacgtttaaatttacccagtttccggcgagttttccagttttcccgcggaacagtcacctttcaggctcttttccggccatctccggcaaccattgggcttcgaaataggtataatcttattctacactttcctaaattcattttgatatattatgggtcgaatttggttaagaaacgattgagttacaaagctttgaaaaatGCCCAAAATCATTTTTAACAGAAataccaaaatcatggatggtggataatctcagggaccatttctatttattttcaatctcagggaccatttatattgatcatgcaaatcccagggaccattttgtataataaccctaaaaaaataaaaattcgaaaaaccatacaaacgaaaaacaaacattttatatattttagcgCTAATTAAGATAACATTCGAAAACAATCATTTCTGGACAACAACATCTTCCCCAGAAAGCTTTGTTCATCCCATCTTTGTTGCTCCACAAATAaattcatcattcccacaagTAGAGTTCCATCAAACTTATGAATTTATGggcaaaataaaaagaatttcaaacaaaaatcgTTAATTGAAGTGATGTTGAGTTTCTTGAGAgatcaaatacaaaaaaataaaaataaaaaaaataaaaaattaaacaaaacaaaggaaaagccCAGATCTGAGAGAGGTGTCAGTATTAAACATAGCAGAgaaatag
Proteins encoded in this window:
- the LOC126597665 gene encoding uncharacterized protein LOC126597665 translates to MSQLITRRRSVSNAAPALSASSAPGVSAPLIGEPTPLTEATPTTSQVPVSSTSSVSVEPLSARRPHRRRREPEPSDHTSSSSRVEDVASQPAKKNTRGPNRMLKELQVVRMSASLIKIAYDERHRGAVTSQQHNSVVNCCGFIIRNFCPMRWESWAKIPEETRALVRDNLEVVFEMEDISPEVSAYLEETLASRYKDWKSALHTHFQLWESPEIARLQGCPREYKERREDWEWLCTHFTDPKFLKRSAAGKKARDSKTLLHHSGSKPFSYRVEARREEGSKFPQIDLFKHVYVHPNNENSDQLYGDMVEKSTAILQEATSQLPPDTPIEDVIVPKDADVQIVTEVLDQKFGRRHGKVVRCTGKAGVRETGASSSRLSIGEVNSLKEEVTTLRGQVAAQGDHIRAQDERMNMIVQALAMSGLQIPTMPAPNVAPPSTSQPFCLDDTE